One region of Thunnus albacares chromosome 8, fThuAlb1.1, whole genome shotgun sequence genomic DNA includes:
- the tstd3 gene encoding thiosulfate sulfurtransferase/rhodanese-like domain-containing protein 3: MALRRCWRFSGVVPRLLLNSTVRPGASVPGGRSSLSRLDNTHPGCTTSELLLRRFSSAPPSTDVSYEELKQLLAGRKAVVIDVREPWELREYGFIPGSINVPLGQVNTALQLGAEEFKEKYGGEMPGAKDNIVFTCLAGIRSKTALDTAASLGYKDVQHYPGGWQDWVKNEQHN, encoded by the exons ATGGCTCTCAGAAGGTGTTGGAGGTTTTCAGGGGTTGTCCCGCGGCTGTTATTAAACAGCACCGTCCGTCCTGGGGCTTCTGTCCCGGGGGGGCGCAGCTCTTTGTCCCGCCTCGACAACACTCACCCCGGCTGTACAA cttcAGAGTTGCTGCTCCGCAGGTTCAGCTCAGCGCCACCGAGCACAGATGTGAGCTACGAGGAGCTGAAGCAGCTTCTGGCCGGCCGGAAGGCTGTAGTAATAGATGTCAGAGAGCCCTGGGAGCTGAGAGAGTACGGCTTCATCCCAGGGTCAATTAATGTTCCCC TGGGACAAGTGAACACGGCCCTCCAGCTGGGTGCAGAAGAGTTCAAAGAAAAGTATGGTGGTGAAATGCCCGGGGCGAAAGATAACATTGTGTTCACCTGCCTGGCAGGAATCAGGAGCAAGACCGCTCTCGACACGGCCGCCTCGCTGGGATACAAAGA TGTTCAGCATTATCCGGGTGGATGGCAAGACTGGGTGAAAAATGAACAACATAACTGA
- the zgc:172323 gene encoding glial fibrillary acidic protein isoform X1: MSHSPERISSYRRHFEDSSSSSYQVRVSSPSPTRREVRHASAGYPCGAGARGMRVESVGRRTVSAARRSRMIGAGVGAGAMVCVGPSGEPAIDLDVAAAENQQFRSTRTNERQEMVVLNDRLAVYIDKVRSLEQQNKLLEGEIEAYQNRFERPSGLRLLYEEQLRELKKVADQMRVQRDISLAAKESTAAQLEAIKIKYEEAVELRRKAEADIEAFRPDVDKATSSRIALEKKLEQLEVEIEFLKRVHQQEIDELMKQIYSAHATASSAFELPDLAAALKQIQTQYDDIAAKNLQEMDSWYKNKFEDLTNKTTRHVDKVRGIREEITNAKKDIQNKERELDSLRTRNEALEAQIQEMKEKYKKELEDLQARIEALQLELKSTKEKIALHLRDYQDLLNIKMSLEIEITTYRKLIEGENLRLSDMMQTMSLTGCSAIGSGMSFSGGMGGAGGMGGGIGGSGGGTAGTSGTGGLGMGLGGGNGGVGGGKGDEGKDRGMGGGSGGSEGVGGDDVGVALSGTDGKGKTGGGMGDASGAGLGSDGSEPYGDQAVELTERRTVLIRTVKNEDDVVETDHQEQTYTITGAADDSDNE; this comes from the exons ATGAGCCACAGCCCGGAGAGGATCTCGTCCTACCGCCGTCACTTtgaggacagcagcagctcGTCCTACCAGGTCAGGGTGTCCAGCCCATCCCCCACTAGGAGAGAGGTCCGTCATGCATCCGCCGGCTACCCCTGCGGAGCCGGGGCCAGGGGCATGCGTGTGGAGTCAGTGGGACGAAGGACCGTCTCAGCTGCACGCAGGTCTCGCATGATTGGAGCAGG TGTGGGTGCAGGAGCCATGGTTTGTGTTGGGCCCAGTGGAGAACCTGCTATAGATCTGGATGTGGCTGCAGCTGAGAACCAGCAATTCCGCAGCACCCGCACCAATGAAAGACAGGAGATGGTCGTCCTCAATGACAGACTGGCTGTGTACATTGACAAG GTTCGATCTCTtgagcagcagaacaagcttTTGGAGGGAGAGATTGAGGCCTACCAGAACAGGTTTGAGAGGCCATCAGGTCTGCGCCTCCTATATGAGGAACAGCTGAGAGAGCTGAAAAAGGTTGCTGACCAGATGAGAGTTCAGCGG GACATTTCCTTGGCAGCTAAGGAGTCCACAGCTGCTCAACTAGAGGCTATCAAAATCAAATATGAGGAGGCAGTTGAGCTGAGGAGGAAAGCTGAGGCCGATATTGAAGCTTTCCGCCCA GATGTTGACAAAGCCACCTCCTCACGCATTGCCTTGGAGAAGAAGCTGGAGCAGCTGGAAGTTGAAATTGAATTCCTTAAACGGGTCCATCAACAG GAAATTGATGAGCTGATGAAACAGATTTATTCAGCTCATGCCACAGCGTCGAGTGCATTCGAACTGCCTGATCTCGCTGCTGCTTTGAAACAAATCCAAACTCAATATGATGACATCGCAGCTAAAAATCTCCAG GAGATGGATTCAtggtataaaaataaatttgaagATCTAACCAACAAGACAACGAGGCATGTGGATAAGGTTCGAGGCATTAGAGAAGAAATAACAAATGCCAAAAAGGAT ATCCAAAACAAGGAACGAGAGTTGGATAGCCTGAGGACCAGGAATGAAGCTCTTGAGGCCCAGATCCaagagatgaaagaaaagtATAAGAAAGAACTGGAAGACCTGCAG GCTCGGATTGAGGCCCTGCAGCTCGAGCTGAAATCCACCAAGGAGAAAATTGCGCTGCACCTGCGCGACTACCAGGATCTCCTGAATATCAAGATGTCTCTGGAGATTGAGATTACGACTTACAG aaaaCTGATTGAAGGAGAGAACCTGCGACTCTCTGATATGATGCAAACCATGTCTCTTACTGGCTGCAGCGCCATTGGTTCTGGGATGAGCTTCAGTGGAGGCATGGGCGGTGCAGGTGGAATGGGTGGCGGCATTGGAGGCAGTGGTGGTGGCACTGCAGGCACAAGTGGCACGGGTGGACTAGGCATGGGGCTCGGTGGTGGAAATGGCGGTGTAGGTGGAGGGAAGGGTGATGAAGGTAAAGATCGTGGAATGGGTGGTGGAAGCGGGGGCAGTGAGGGTGTGGGTGGAGATGATGTAGGTGTTGCACTGTCAGGCACTGATGGAAAGGGGAAGACTGGTGGAGGAATGGGTGACGCCAGTGGTGCTGGATTGGGATCAGATGGATCTGAGCCCTATGGAGACCAGGCAGTGGAGCTGACGGAGAGAAGGACGGTGCTCATTAG GACAGTCAAAAATGAGGATGACGTAGTGGAGACGGACCACCAGGAACAAACCTACACCATCACCGGTGCAGCCGACGATTCTGACAACGAATGA
- the zgc:172323 gene encoding glial fibrillary acidic protein isoform X2, whose amino-acid sequence MSHSPERISSYRRHFEDSSSSSYQVRVSSPSPTRREVRHASAGYPCGAGARGMRVESVGRRTVSAARRSRMIGAGVGAGAMVCVGPSGEPAIDLDVAAAENQQFRSTRTNERQEMVVLNDRLAVYIDKVRSLEQQNKLLEGEIEAYQNRFERPSGLRLLYEEQLRELKKVADQMRVQRDISLAAKESTAAQLEAIKIKYEEAVELRRKAEADIEAFRPDVDKATSSRIALEKKLEQLEVEIEFLKRVHQQEIDELMKQIYSAHATASSAFELPDLAAALKQIQTQYDDIAAKNLQEMDSWYKNKFEDLTNKTTRHVDKVRGIREEITNAKKDIQNKERELDSLRTRNEALEAQIQEMKEKYKKELEDLQARIEALQLELKSTKEKIALHLRDYQDLLNIKMSLEIEITTYRKLIEGENLRLSDMMQTMSLTGCSAIGSGMSFSGGMGGAGGMGGGIGGSGGGTAGTSGTGGLGMGLGGGNGGVGGGKGDEGKDRGMGGGSGGSEGVGGDDVGVALSGTDGKGKTGGGMGDASGAGLGSDGSEPYGDQAVELTERRTVLIR is encoded by the exons ATGAGCCACAGCCCGGAGAGGATCTCGTCCTACCGCCGTCACTTtgaggacagcagcagctcGTCCTACCAGGTCAGGGTGTCCAGCCCATCCCCCACTAGGAGAGAGGTCCGTCATGCATCCGCCGGCTACCCCTGCGGAGCCGGGGCCAGGGGCATGCGTGTGGAGTCAGTGGGACGAAGGACCGTCTCAGCTGCACGCAGGTCTCGCATGATTGGAGCAGG TGTGGGTGCAGGAGCCATGGTTTGTGTTGGGCCCAGTGGAGAACCTGCTATAGATCTGGATGTGGCTGCAGCTGAGAACCAGCAATTCCGCAGCACCCGCACCAATGAAAGACAGGAGATGGTCGTCCTCAATGACAGACTGGCTGTGTACATTGACAAG GTTCGATCTCTtgagcagcagaacaagcttTTGGAGGGAGAGATTGAGGCCTACCAGAACAGGTTTGAGAGGCCATCAGGTCTGCGCCTCCTATATGAGGAACAGCTGAGAGAGCTGAAAAAGGTTGCTGACCAGATGAGAGTTCAGCGG GACATTTCCTTGGCAGCTAAGGAGTCCACAGCTGCTCAACTAGAGGCTATCAAAATCAAATATGAGGAGGCAGTTGAGCTGAGGAGGAAAGCTGAGGCCGATATTGAAGCTTTCCGCCCA GATGTTGACAAAGCCACCTCCTCACGCATTGCCTTGGAGAAGAAGCTGGAGCAGCTGGAAGTTGAAATTGAATTCCTTAAACGGGTCCATCAACAG GAAATTGATGAGCTGATGAAACAGATTTATTCAGCTCATGCCACAGCGTCGAGTGCATTCGAACTGCCTGATCTCGCTGCTGCTTTGAAACAAATCCAAACTCAATATGATGACATCGCAGCTAAAAATCTCCAG GAGATGGATTCAtggtataaaaataaatttgaagATCTAACCAACAAGACAACGAGGCATGTGGATAAGGTTCGAGGCATTAGAGAAGAAATAACAAATGCCAAAAAGGAT ATCCAAAACAAGGAACGAGAGTTGGATAGCCTGAGGACCAGGAATGAAGCTCTTGAGGCCCAGATCCaagagatgaaagaaaagtATAAGAAAGAACTGGAAGACCTGCAG GCTCGGATTGAGGCCCTGCAGCTCGAGCTGAAATCCACCAAGGAGAAAATTGCGCTGCACCTGCGCGACTACCAGGATCTCCTGAATATCAAGATGTCTCTGGAGATTGAGATTACGACTTACAG aaaaCTGATTGAAGGAGAGAACCTGCGACTCTCTGATATGATGCAAACCATGTCTCTTACTGGCTGCAGCGCCATTGGTTCTGGGATGAGCTTCAGTGGAGGCATGGGCGGTGCAGGTGGAATGGGTGGCGGCATTGGAGGCAGTGGTGGTGGCACTGCAGGCACAAGTGGCACGGGTGGACTAGGCATGGGGCTCGGTGGTGGAAATGGCGGTGTAGGTGGAGGGAAGGGTGATGAAGGTAAAGATCGTGGAATGGGTGGTGGAAGCGGGGGCAGTGAGGGTGTGGGTGGAGATGATGTAGGTGTTGCACTGTCAGGCACTGATGGAAAGGGGAAGACTGGTGGAGGAATGGGTGACGCCAGTGGTGCTGGATTGGGATCAGATGGATCTGAGCCCTATGGAGACCAGGCAGTGGAGCTGACGGAGAGAAGGACGGTGCTCATTAGGTAA